One Streptomonospora salina genomic window, CGACCGCGTAGAGGCCGCTGACACCGGTGCGCCCCCGCAGGTCGGTGCGCAGCCCGCCGGAGGCGTAGTGCGCGGCGGGCGCCACCGGGATCAGGTCGGTCACCGGGTCCACACCGTGCTTGCGGCACGCGGCGAGGATGGTCGGGAAGCGCTCCTCCCACATCCGCGCGCCGAAGTGGCGCGCGTCCAGCAGCACGTGGTCGGCGCCGGTGCGCGCCATCGCCTCGGCGGCGCCCCGCGCGACCACGTCGCGGGGGGCGAGGTCGGCCGATTCGTGCAGGTCGGCCATGAAGCGTTCACCGTCGGTGTCCAGCAGGAACGCGCCCTCGCCGCGCACGGCTTCGGAGATCAGCGGCTGCTGGCCGCGCGCCTGCGCGCCCAGCCACAGCACGGTGGGGTGGAACTGGACGAACTCCAGGTCCTCGGCCGCGGCGCCGGCCCGCAGGCCCAGCGCCAGACCGTCGCCCGTGGAGACCTCGGGATTGGTGGTCGAAGCGAAGACCTGGCCGATGCCGCCCGTCGCGAGCACGACCGCGCGCGCCCGCACCCGGCCCACGCCGCCGCGCTCGCCCTCGCCGATGACGTGGACGGTGACGCCCGCGGCGGAGGGCTCCGCGCCCGGACCGGCGGGGCGAGCGGTCAGCAGGTCGGGGGCGAAGGCGTGCTCGATCACCTCGATGCGGGGGTCGGCGGTGACGGCGTGGATGAGCGCCCGCTCGATCTCGGCTCCGGTGGCGTCGCCGCCGGCGTGGGCGATGCGGCGGGCCCGGTGGCCGCCCTCGCGGGTCAGCGCCAGGCGGCCGTCGTCGGTGCGGTCGAACGCCGTACCGTGCTCGACCAGCCAGCGCAGCGCTTCGGGGCCGACGGTGACCAGCGTCCGCACGGCCTGCGGGTCGCACAGTTCCCGCCCGGCGACGACGGTGTCGACCATGTGCGACAGCGGCGCGTCGGACGGGTCGGTCACGGCCGCGATGCCGCCCTGGGCCCATCGCGTCGAACCGGTGGACAGCAGATCCTTGGTGACCAGCACCACCCGTCCCCGCGGGGATACCTCGGTGTAGCGCAGGGCGGTGCTGAGCCCGGCGATGCCGGATCCGACGACCACGGCGTCGGCCGACGCCGTCCACCCCGGTTCGGGGGCGGTCAGCCGGCGCGGCGGTTCGGGCAGCGTCTCCGACACCGCGGAGCCTCCTTTGCGGCGGGTGCCGCGCCCGTCGCCCGCGCAGCGGTTCACAGGGAGAGCGGCACGTTGTCGATCAGCCTGGTCCGCCCGACGCGTGCCGCCACGAGAAGCACGGCTTCGCCGCGGAAGTCGCCGGGGACCTCCGCGAACGTGGCAGCGTCGACCAGGGCCAAGTAGTCCACGGTGACCGGTGGGTCGCCCGCGGCGGCTTCGTCGAGGACGGCGCGGGCCGCACTGAGGATACCGACCGGGCCCGTCACGGACGCGTCCGCCCCCGCCAGCAGCGCACGGGACAGCGACAGGGCGCTGCGGCGCTCCTCGGGGCCGAGGTAGGCGTTGCGGCTGGAGGAGGCGAGGTTGTCGGAATCGCGCATGGTCGGCGCCGCGACGATGTCCACGGGCATGTTCAGGTCGCGGACCATGCGGCGCACCAGCGCGAGCTGCTGGGCGTCCTTCTGGCCGAACACGGCGACATCCGGCCGCACCAGGTTGAACAGCTTGCCGACCACGGTGAGGACGCCGCCGAAGAAGCCCGGGCGGAACTCGCCCTCCAGCACGCGGCCCATCTCGCCGGGGTCGACGCGCACGATCTGCTCGCCGGGGTACATGTCCTCCACCGACGGCGCGAACACCAGGGCGGCGCCCTCCTCGGCGCACACCCGCATGTCGGCGTCGAGGTCGCGCGGATAGCTCCCGTAGTCCTCGCCGGGGCCGAACTGCAGCGGATTGACGAAGACGCTGACCACGAGCGTGTCGGCCTGCTCGCGGGCGGCGGCCATCAGTGCGCGGTGCCCGCCGTGCAGTGCGCCCATGGTGGGCACCAGCGCCACGCGGCCTTCGGTTTTCGGGCGCAGGAAGGCCAGTTCATCGGGTGTACGGGCGAGCGCGGGGCCACCGCGGGGTGCGTCCGGTGCGTCGGTCATGGGGCTGTCTTTCCGGTTGCGGGGGATCGCCTCACGTCTGGAGGACGTCCAGCAGGCGTTCGGCGTCGTGGGGCTTGAGCAGTCCGGCGGCCAGCGCGCGGTCGGCGGTCAGGCGCGCCAGTGCCACGTAGGCCGGCACGCTTTCGGGCGAGTGCCGGTGCAGCTCGGCGAGGTGGGCGGAGACGGTTTCGGTGTCGCCGCGCAGAACCGGCCCGCTGAGGCCGTCCATGCCCAGCCGCAGCCCGTTGTCCAGGGCGGCGCCCAGCAGGGGGCCGAGCATGCGGGAGGGGTGCTCGACGCCGGCCGCCTGCAGCAGCGAAGCGCTTTCGGCGACCAGGGTGACCAGGTGATTCGCTCCCCCGGCCAGAGCCGTGTGGTAGAGGGTTCGGTGTTCCTCGGCGATCCACACGGGTTCGGCGCCCATCTCGACGACCAGGGCTTCGGCGATGGGGCGCAGCGCCTCGGGGGCGGTCGCGCCGAAGGAGCAGCTGGCCAGCCGGTCGACGTCCTCGTCGCGACCGGTGAAGGTCATCACGGGGTGCAGCGCGAGGGGCAGGCCGCCGGCGGCGGTCGCGGGCGCGAGGACGCTGTAGCCGTGAGCGCCGCTGGTATGCACCAGGAAGGTGCCGCCGACGTCGGTTCCGGTCTCGACGAGTCCGCGTACGAGCGGTTCGAGTGCGTCGTCGGGAACGGTCAACAGGACCAGGTCGGACTCGGCGACGACCTCGGCGGGCTCGGCCACACGTGCCGACGGCAGGCGCCGGCCCACGCGCTCGCGCGAGCCCTCGGATACCGCGGAGGCGGCCACCACCCGGTGGCCCGCCCGCGCCAGCGCCGCTCCCAGCACCGACCCGACCCGTCCGGCGCCGACGACGCCGACCCGCAGCCGCGCGGGCCGCTGGGCGTTCTCTGCCTGCTGCATCGCACCCCGTTCCAGTCCACTCGGGTACCGGACATCTGCGCGGCCAGCTTACTGACCGCCCGCGGTGCCCAGACCACACCGCCCGCCGACGGGGGTGCGCAGTGATCGGTGTCTCGCGCGAGCGCGGCCCGGGCTGCGGCCCGCCCCGGAGGCCCGGGGCGGCGCGATCGGCCTTTCCGCCGTTCAGGGAAGCCCTGAACAGCGCGAAGCCGGCGCCGCCCTGGGCGGCGCCGGCTCGCGGTGCTCGGCACTGCCTCCGCTCAGCGGGGGCAGGGAGCCGGTGCTACTCCCAGACCATCGCGCCGGACTTGTGGCAGGAGCCCCCGCCGTTGCCGAGGACGCCGATGCCGTTGCCGCAGACGTTGACCGGGACGTTCAGGTCGGCCACGACCTGGTTCCCGCCCAGGACCGAGCCGTTTCCGGAGGTCATGATGTCGTCGTCGGCAGACGCGCTCGGCGCGCTCGCGAGGATCGCGCCGGCCGCGGCGGCGGCGAGGGCACTGGCGGCCAGAGTCTTCTTCAGCACGTGGATTTCCCCTTGATCCAGGCCGGGCGGACACGGCCCACCCGACAGGTTCGACTGTACGTGAGAACGCGATTACCCCTCGCGTTCTGGTCACCAATCTAGTCACCGGCACGGGGGCTCGTCCCGCTTTTCGGCCAACTCGGCGAATACGAATAACTAGCTGCATTCATTCAGCCACTGTCCGTTGCGCCTATTGTCCTGACATTCCCCCACGAACCGCCGGGGACACCGGGGGTCGCGCGACACCGATCCGCTCCTCTAGTGATACACGCCACATCTGCCCAGGGGCCGGGGGACCCGCCGCAGGAGTCCGATCCCCGGCACAGCCGCGCGTGTCGCACCGGCGGACCGGCACGGGGCCGGGGAAGGCCGGGGACGGTCACGCCGACGGCGTGTCGCTGCGTGTCGCCCACCGTTCGGTGCCCGCGCTCCGCCGGCGGGCGGCGTGCCCGTACGCGGCGGTCCCCTCGGCGATGCGGCGCGCCTCGGCGATCTCGCGCCCGCTCGCGCGCGCCCGGATCGGACCGGGCGGGGTGTCGGCCTCGACATCGGCCACACCCCGCCTGCGGGCCAGCGGGCCGGCACTCAACCGCACGCTCTGCGTCCGCGTGTGCGGCACGATCTCGGTCACCCGGCAGACCAGCCCGCGGCAGGTGACGAACAACCGCTCGTCCACGCCGAGGGCGCCGTCGCGGGCCCGGCCGCTGCCCGCCGGGTGCATGGCCGTACGCAAGGCGTCGGTTCCGGGGAACAGTTCGCCGACCAGCAGATAGCCCAAGCGCCGCGGAACGACCGGGAGCAGGGTCGAGGAGTCCATCTGCCGCTCGCCGGCATAGCCGGCGACGTTGGCTTCGACACGCACGACGCCCAGCGCCCGCCACAGCACCGGTTCGACGATGCGCACCGCCTGCACCCGCCCCGGCGGCACCGTCTGCATGCGCGCCTGGAAGATCCCGTAGCGCAGCCGCAGTCCGTCCGGCGACAGGGACGCGTAGAAGTCGGTGTAGCGCACCAGCGGGCCCAGGAAGCCGCGCATCAGCCCCAGCAGCACGGGTACGGCGCCGCCGAGGACGCCCGCCTCGAAGTAGCCGGTGACCCCGACCGAGATCGCACCTGCGGCGATGAGCAGGACGAACAGCAGTACGCTGCCCAGCACGGGCAGCCGGAAGGCGAGCGCGCCCAGCAGCAGCCCGAAGGGCAGCCGGTAGAAGGGCCACTCCGGCGCCTTGGGCGTCGTCCCCGCGAGGCCGGCCGCGTGGGCCAGAAGCGCCGCCCGCAAGCGCTCCGCCCGCCCCCACGTCAGATACCGCAGCCGGACCTCGCTCGCGTCTCCCCCGGCCAGTTCCGCGCGCAGCTCGGCCAGCCCCAGGACCTGCATCAGCAGCGGCCGCACGACGTCGACGGCCTGCAGGCGGCTCAGCGGGATCTCGCGTGACGACCGCCGGATCAGCCCGGAATGCACGACCAGGTGGTCGTCGCGCAACCCGAAGGAGGAGACCCACCAGGACAGCAGGCTGAACGCGATCGCGGCGCAGGCCACCGCCAGCGTCATGAGCAGCAGCCAGCCCGGGCCCAGCTGGAGGACCACGGTCCCGGGCAGAGCGAGGAAGACGACGACGGCCAGGAGCACCTGCAGCACCACGGTGGCCCAGTGCGTGCGGTGGGCGCCGCGCGCGACGTCGGGTTCGCCGGACCGGTCCGGCGCGTCCTGCGGCTGGGCCTGGCGCTGCGGCTCGGATGGCGCGTCGGCCGTCGGGGGCAGGAAGCGCACGCGCCCGCCGCCGCGGGCGGGCGCGGGGCGGGGCCACGCGGCATCGGCCGCTCCGGAGTCCGCATCTCCGGAGTCCGCATCTCCGGAGTCCGCGGGTGCCGACCACGGCGCCGTGCCGGACGGCGATGACGGCGGCGGGAGGGGGTGCGCCTCCGGCGGGGGCTCGTGCGGTGTCTCGGGGGGCGCGGAGTCGGACGGCGCGCCGTCGGGGCCGCCGGCCGGGTCCGGGGCGTCGATCCGCGGCCACTGCCCGAGGCCGCCGGACGGCTCGGGCGGGCGCGCCCATGCCCGGGGCGGCAGCTCGTCGGGGCCGTCCCCGTCCGATCCCGCCTCGGAGGCCGACGGCGACGGGGGCACGATCCGGGGGGCGCCCCGGCTCTGCCGTGCCGCTTCCTCCGGGGTCTCCGCTCCGGGCGCGTCCGCGCCGCCGCCGTCCCGGTCACCGTTCCGGTTCCAGGCGTCGTCGCGGGCATCGTCACGGGCGTCGTCGCGGGCGGCGGCGTCCCCGGTGTAGTACGGGCGGTCCCGGACGGGGGGCGGCGCCACCTGCTCCACGCGGTGCGTGTCGGTAGGCGCGGTCACCGGGCGCAGCTCCGGCATTACGGAGCCGCCGCCCTCGGCGGTAGGGCCGGAGTCCCGTTCCGGCTGCTCTGCGGCGTCGGCCTCCGATCCGAACCACGTGGGTCCCGGGTCGGCCGGTTCTGCGGGTTCCGGTCGGCGGTCGCCGTCAGCGGACCGGCGTCCGGAATACGGACCGGGCTCGGTGCGGTCGGCGTCGCCCACGGCTCACAGCCCCGTCGAGAAGGTCTCGCTGCGTGCCGCCAGCCGGTCGCGCAGCTGCACGGCGTCGTCGAGGCGCAGACCCGGGATGCGGGTGTCGGCGGTCGTGGCCGCAGTGCGTACCTGGACCGTGGCCAGGCCCAGCGCCTGCTCCAACAGGTCGGAGGTGACGTCGACGACCTGCATGCGGCCGTAGGGGATCACCACGAGCTGGCGAGTGACCAGCCCGTACGTCAGGTACAGGTCCGTCGCGCCTTCGGCATAGCCCCAGGCTTCGCGGGCGGCTCCGGTCGCCCACCACCCCGCGGCCGCGGCGGCCGCGACGAGCACGGCCCAGACCGGGACCCACCACCAGGCGGCGAACCACAGCGCGGTGCCGACCAGCACGAGCGCGGGCACCAGCGCCGCCAGCAGGACCGTCCTGCGATACCAGGTCAGCGGGGCGCAGACGCGGCTCCACGACGTGCCCTCCGGAGCGGCGAAGGCCGCATCGATGCGGGCGGTACGGGATCCGCGCGCGCCGGGCGATCCGGCCGCGGACACGCCCCGGCCGGATCGCGGCCCGCTGTCCTGCGGGTCGGACCCGGCTTGCTGAGAAGAAGCCTCAGACGCGGCAAAGTCCACGATTCCAGTCAATCATCCCGATGCCACTCCGCGGCGCCACAGCACACGTGCCGGGCGAATCGGGTCGCGGGCCGGGCCGCCGGGCACCCTCCCGGCGCGCCGCCCCGGTATCCCCGGCCCCAGGGGCGGCGTATCAGGCCCGGGACCCGTTCGGATCGTCATCGCCCGGGACGCGGCACGAGTACTCCAGGAACAGTGCCGCGGCCAGCAGAACCACCGCCGACAGCAGGGTCCCTCCCGCCGTCAGCGCGTCGGTGCGCACGTCGACCGCGTTGAAGCGCTCCGCCAGAGCGGCCAGCATCCCGGCGAAGCCGCCGGCGGCCAGCGCCGCGAACACCACGCTGGCCTTGGCCAGTGCCAGCAGGCGGGCGGCGCTCAGCGGCTCCATCGGGACCGTGCCCGGATCCCGCCGGATCCGGCGCCGCGTGTGCACCGCAGCGATCGTCTCGGCGGCGGCGAGCAGCAGCAGCGTGGGGATCGCGCTCCACGGCAGCATCGGCAGCGAACCGTAGACCCGGTCGATCACCACGTAGCACAGCACGCCCGCCACCGCGGCCACCGCCGCCGGCACCCGCCAGTCCGTCGGCTTCAGGCGCCCTTCGCCGTCGCCGACCGGGTCGTCCTCGGGCCGGTCCTCGTTGTCGTCGTACACAGTCCTCACACCCTCAGCGGCCGCCGCGGCGCTCCCGCCGCGCTCACACCTGCAGCGCCAGATCGTCGCGGCGGTGCAGCTCCTGGCCTTCTATCCCGGCGAGCAGGTCGCGGACCGGGCCGCGGCCCGCGATCTCGGCGTCGGGGTCGACGTCGGCCCACGGGCGCAGCACGAACGCGCGCTCGTGGGCGCGCGGATGCGGGAGGGTCAGCCGCGCATCGTCGCTCTGCTCCCCGCCGACCGCGATGATGTCGACGTCCAGGGTCCGCGGTCCCCACCGCACGTCGCGCACGCGGCCCAGCGCCTCCTCCACCGACTGCGCGCGTTCCAGCAGTACTTCGGG contains:
- a CDS encoding DUF320 domain-containing protein, which encodes MLKKTLAASALAAAAAGAILASAPSASADDDIMTSGNGSVLGGNQVVADLNVPVNVCGNGIGVLGNGGGSCHKSGAMVWE
- a CDS encoding PH domain-containing protein, producing the protein MGDADRTEPGPYSGRRSADGDRRPEPAEPADPGPTWFGSEADAAEQPERDSGPTAEGGGSVMPELRPVTAPTDTHRVEQVAPPPVRDRPYYTGDAAARDDARDDARDDAWNRNGDRDGGGADAPGAETPEEAARQSRGAPRIVPPSPSASEAGSDGDGPDELPPRAWARPPEPSGGLGQWPRIDAPDPAGGPDGAPSDSAPPETPHEPPPEAHPLPPPSSPSGTAPWSAPADSGDADSGDADSGAADAAWPRPAPARGGGRVRFLPPTADAPSEPQRQAQPQDAPDRSGEPDVARGAHRTHWATVVLQVLLAVVVFLALPGTVVLQLGPGWLLLMTLAVACAAIAFSLLSWWVSSFGLRDDHLVVHSGLIRRSSREIPLSRLQAVDVVRPLLMQVLGLAELRAELAGGDASEVRLRYLTWGRAERLRAALLAHAAGLAGTTPKAPEWPFYRLPFGLLLGALAFRLPVLGSVLLFVLLIAAGAISVGVTGYFEAGVLGGAVPVLLGLMRGFLGPLVRYTDFYASLSPDGLRLRYGIFQARMQTVPPGRVQAVRIVEPVLWRALGVVRVEANVAGYAGERQMDSSTLLPVVPRRLGYLLVGELFPGTDALRTAMHPAGSGRARDGALGVDERLFVTCRGLVCRVTEIVPHTRTQSVRLSAGPLARRRGVADVEADTPPGPIRARASGREIAEARRIAEGTAAYGHAARRRSAGTERWATRSDTPSA
- the panC gene encoding pantoate--beta-alanine ligase, translating into MTDAPDAPRGGPALARTPDELAFLRPKTEGRVALVPTMGALHGGHRALMAAAREQADTLVVSVFVNPLQFGPGEDYGSYPRDLDADMRVCAEEGAALVFAPSVEDMYPGEQIVRVDPGEMGRVLEGEFRPGFFGGVLTVVGKLFNLVRPDVAVFGQKDAQQLALVRRMVRDLNMPVDIVAAPTMRDSDNLASSSRNAYLGPEERRSALSLSRALLAGADASVTGPVGILSAARAVLDEAAAGDPPVTVDYLALVDAATFAEVPGDFRGEAVLLVAARVGRTRLIDNVPLSL
- a CDS encoding Rossmann-like and DUF2520 domain-containing protein; the protein is MQQAENAQRPARLRVGVVGAGRVGSVLGAALARAGHRVVAASAVSEGSRERVGRRLPSARVAEPAEVVAESDLVLLTVPDDALEPLVRGLVETGTDVGGTFLVHTSGAHGYSVLAPATAAGGLPLALHPVMTFTGRDEDVDRLASCSFGATAPEALRPIAEALVVEMGAEPVWIAEEHRTLYHTALAGGANHLVTLVAESASLLQAAGVEHPSRMLGPLLGAALDNGLRLGMDGLSGPVLRGDTETVSAHLAELHRHSPESVPAYVALARLTADRALAAGLLKPHDAERLLDVLQT
- the folK gene encoding 2-amino-4-hydroxy-6-hydroxymethyldihydropteridine diphosphokinase — its product is MNATTVLRRAVLALGSNVGDRPAALQGAVDGLFDSPELVPVSLSPVYETAPVGGPDQGAFLNAVVTADTRMPPEVLLERAQSVEEALGRVRDVRWGPRTLDVDIIAVGGEQSDDARLTLPHPRAHERAFVLRPWADVDPDAEIAGRGPVRDLLAGIEGQELHRRDDLALQV
- a CDS encoding PH domain-containing protein; the encoded protein is MSAAGSPGARGSRTARIDAAFAAPEGTSWSRVCAPLTWYRRTVLLAALVPALVLVGTALWFAAWWWVPVWAVLVAAAAAAGWWATGAAREAWGYAEGATDLYLTYGLVTRQLVVIPYGRMQVVDVTSDLLEQALGLATVQVRTAATTADTRIPGLRLDDAVQLRDRLAARSETFSTGL
- a CDS encoding DUF3180 domain-containing protein, with the translated sequence MYDDNEDRPEDDPVGDGEGRLKPTDWRVPAAVAAVAGVLCYVVIDRVYGSLPMLPWSAIPTLLLLAAAETIAAVHTRRRIRRDPGTVPMEPLSAARLLALAKASVVFAALAAGGFAGMLAALAERFNAVDVRTDALTAGGTLLSAVVLLAAALFLEYSCRVPGDDDPNGSRA